A DNA window from Solanum lycopersicum chromosome 3, SLM_r2.1 contains the following coding sequences:
- the LOC138347681 gene encoding uncharacterized protein: protein MAAPLNLQEGQSSHRPPRFNGHFYSCWKVRMHDYLMAEDSELWNIILDGPFVPMMEVKDGERNITVPKPMQKYDDADRKKIEKGFKAKTLLVCGIGPDEYNRVSACESAKEIWDCLLTAHEGTEQVKESKIDMLTSRFENFKMKEGETIHDMFTKFSSITNELRSLGEPISMTKQVRKVLRILPKSWESKVDSITEAKDLKVLTMDALIGNLKTHKMNQNYYLSKREIKKDKSLMLKYKSDEDSSDDDDMAYLISRFQKIVRKNKMYKRGTNGTRNAAQGDTCYKCGKSGHFIRECPLLKTENKEHQKHRGDKENKRDLVLRNRDRKAAADMIVKKALAAWGDSSSDSEDPDEPKDVSMVAVHEEEIVFNEMFALMAHTENEEEDNQVTLLDMKIDLDKYSLKKLRTLAKVMLDSVIDLTSERDAMNAELEILTENKVQFEETMARMVSLELKNSELKHQLCQFTKEAEKLNGKPNSL from the coding sequence ATGGCAGCTCCACTTAACCTCCAAGAAGGTCAGTCATCACACAGacctcctcgtttcaatggaCACTTCTACAGTTGttggaaagttagaatgcacGACTATCTCATGGCTGAAGATAGCGAGTTATGGAATATTATACTAGATGGACCCTTTGTTCCAATGATGGAAGTAAAGGATGGAGAAAGGAATATTACTGTTCCAAAGCCCATGCAGAAATATGATGATGCTGacaggaaaaagattgaaaagggtttcaaagctaaaactcttctggtctgtgggataggacctgatgagtacAACAGAGTGTCAGCCTGTGAGTCTGCTAAAGAAATTTGGGATTGCTTGTTGACTGCacatgaaggaactgaacaagtcaaagaatccAAGATTGATATGCTCACCTCACGATTtgagaacttcaaaatgaaggaaggagaaactatacatgacatgttcaccaagttttcttctattacaaatgagctgcgaagtttgggtgaacctataagcatgacCAAACAAGTCAGGAAAGTACTTCGAATTCTTCCAAAGTCTTGGGAGAGCAAAGTTGATTCCATTACTGAAGCTAAAGACTTGAAGGTGCTAACCATGGATGCCTTGATTGGCAATCTTAAAACACATAAGATGAATCAAAACTATTATTTGTCAAAAAGGGAAATCAAGAAGGACAAAtcattgatgttgaagtataaatcagatgaagattcaagtgatgatgatgatatggcatatctcatcagtagatttcaaaagattgtgagaaagaacaaaatgtataaaagaggaacaaatgggACTCGAAATGCTGCTCAAGGAGATACttgctacaagtgtggaaaatCTGGACACTTCATCAGAGAGTGTCCTTTGCTCAAGACTGAAAACAAGGAACATCAAAAACACAGGGGtgacaaagaaaacaaaagggaCCTGGTACTTAGAAATAGAGATCGTAAAGCTGCTGCTGATATGATTGTCAAAAAAGCTCTTGCTGCATGGGGGGATTcttcaagtgattcagaagatcCTGATGAGCCAAAAGATGTGTCTATGGTTGCTGTGCATGAGGAGGAAATtgtcttcaatgaaatgtttgctctcatggcacacacagaaaatgaagaagaggacaatCAGGTAACTCTGCTTGACATGAAAATtgacttggataaatattctcttaagaAATTAAGAACCTTGGCAAAAGTCATGCTAGATTCTGTGATAGATTTAACATCTGAAAGAGATGCTATGAATGCTGAACTTGAGAttttaactgaaaacaaagttCAATTTGAAGAGACAATGGCAAGAATGGTGTCTCTAGAGTTAAAAAATTCTGAACTTAAGCATCAGTTGTGTCAGTTTACtaaagaagctgaaaagctgAATGGAAAGCCAAACAGTTTGTAa